One window of Pseudomonas sp. ML2-2023-3 genomic DNA carries:
- a CDS encoding AraC family transcriptional regulator gives MTNARPAIRLSTLRQIAPYLSMRGVSPLEFFRRFGISPHVFQNPEAWVPRADCFHIANKMAAIAQDPFGGGMIGHLTDVRSTGMWGELILGSTNLAQACAAAAVHTDLLHQGSEVRIITEGRTTKLIQHFTGHHGADPKQVIFGTLAVLRKVPLMSGAAGAIRVHLKNPRERGDEALEEYLGPNLVMNAEYNMIEFDRELLEIPLQPVKDVAWKITQALKSTADAADVLARQIADQELSKLTTISRKIGLSVRTLQRRLEHCGIDFDALRDETRRSEALKLIATGRYSATEVAYMVGYSDPAHFTRAFKRWTGSPPSRYRALLKQDL, from the coding sequence ATGACGAATGCCAGGCCGGCCATCAGACTCAGCACACTTAGGCAAATAGCCCCCTACCTGAGCATGCGCGGGGTTTCGCCGCTGGAGTTCTTTCGGCGTTTTGGTATTTCCCCCCATGTTTTTCAAAACCCTGAAGCCTGGGTACCGCGAGCGGACTGTTTTCATATTGCCAACAAAATGGCCGCTATCGCGCAGGATCCCTTCGGCGGGGGGATGATCGGGCACCTCACAGATGTGCGCTCAACCGGCATGTGGGGCGAGTTGATATTGGGCTCGACCAACCTCGCTCAGGCTTGTGCAGCTGCGGCAGTCCATACGGATTTGTTACATCAGGGAAGCGAAGTCAGAATTATCACCGAAGGCCGCACGACGAAACTGATCCAGCACTTTACCGGGCACCACGGGGCTGATCCCAAGCAGGTCATTTTCGGCACACTGGCGGTACTTCGAAAAGTGCCGCTCATGTCCGGTGCGGCTGGTGCCATACGCGTGCATCTGAAAAACCCGAGAGAGCGCGGCGACGAGGCGCTGGAAGAATACCTGGGCCCGAACCTCGTCATGAACGCCGAGTACAACATGATCGAATTCGATCGTGAGTTGCTCGAAATCCCCCTGCAACCTGTAAAAGATGTCGCCTGGAAAATCACCCAGGCCTTGAAGTCGACCGCTGACGCCGCTGACGTGCTCGCCCGGCAGATAGCGGATCAGGAACTCTCCAAGCTGACGACTATTTCAAGAAAGATCGGGTTGTCTGTTCGAACCTTGCAGCGTCGACTTGAACATTGCGGCATCGACTTCGATGCTCTGCGTGACGAGACACGTCGCAGTGAAGCCCTTAAGTTGATTGCCACCGGCAGATACAGCGCGACTGAAGTTGCCTATATGGTCGGCTATAGCGATCCAGCGCACTTTACGCGGGCCTTCAAGCGCTGGACCGGGAGCCCGCCGTCGCGTTATCGCGCCCTGTTGAAACAAGACCTCTAA
- a CDS encoding DUF1254 domain-containing protein, with translation MSHSSTACIFAIALAAFGSANAQSHSDASIPVGVDNFARAESDLYLGKMVATGSLGRFVHTREAVPIDAQNVVRMNRDTLYSSAVFDLDAGPVTIILPEAAGRFMSMAVVNEDHYVPIVTYGAGRQTLTKEAVGTRYVFVAVRTFFDPTDRKDLEKVHALQDAITVSQAKVGEFVVPKWDQASQTKVRDALEVLGSTIPDYNQSFGPKGTVNPVHHLIGTATGWGGNPAKDAIYLGGVMPENDGKTIYRLNVGDVPVNGFWSVSVYNAEGYFQKNPYEAYSLNNLTAKKNDDGSIVIQFGGCDGKIPNCLPTPPGWNYTVRLYQPSDPILNGQWLFPKPQPVAL, from the coding sequence ATGTCCCATTCGTCCACGGCCTGCATCTTCGCAATAGCGCTGGCAGCGTTCGGAAGTGCCAACGCACAGTCGCACTCGGATGCGTCGATACCGGTGGGTGTAGATAATTTTGCCCGTGCCGAGTCCGACCTCTACTTGGGGAAAATGGTCGCGACTGGCAGTTTGGGCCGGTTTGTTCATACCCGCGAAGCGGTGCCCATCGACGCCCAGAATGTGGTCCGGATGAATCGGGACACGCTCTATTCGTCTGCGGTTTTCGATCTCGATGCAGGCCCCGTCACGATCATCTTGCCTGAGGCCGCCGGACGGTTCATGTCGATGGCGGTGGTCAATGAAGATCACTACGTTCCTATCGTCACTTACGGCGCCGGCCGCCAGACACTGACGAAAGAGGCAGTCGGTACACGTTATGTGTTTGTCGCTGTGCGCACGTTCTTCGATCCCACGGATCGCAAAGACCTTGAAAAGGTACATGCGCTGCAAGACGCAATCACCGTCAGCCAGGCCAAGGTGGGGGAATTCGTGGTTCCGAAGTGGGACCAGGCCAGCCAGACAAAAGTGCGTGATGCCCTGGAGGTCCTGGGTTCGACTATTCCCGATTACAACCAGTCCTTTGGTCCCAAGGGCACGGTCAATCCCGTTCACCACCTTATCGGCACTGCCACAGGGTGGGGCGGCAACCCGGCCAAAGACGCCATTTACCTTGGCGGCGTGATGCCTGAGAACGATGGCAAAACCATTTACCGGCTCAACGTGGGAGATGTCCCCGTCAACGGTTTCTGGTCTGTCAGTGTTTACAACGCAGAGGGTTACTTCCAGAAAAACCCTTACGAGGCTTATTCGCTGAACAACTTAACGGCCAAGAAAAATGATGACGGCTCGATTGTCATCCAGTTCGGTGGCTGTGACGGAAAGATCCCTAACTGCCTGCCTACTCCGCCCGGCTGGAACTATACGGTCCGTCTTTATCAACCGAGTGACCCGATATTGAACGGCCAGTGGCTTTTCCCAAAACCGCAGCCCGTCGCCCTCTAA
- a CDS encoding MipA/OmpV family protein: MTTIGGSSFFKHPAQFITGATLALAMALPAHADDSGSEPSVTVGGGLAVGPLYEGSSHYAAFPSLKLKAVLPTENWGKFTASFPDGLRWDLPGLSPFGIALLLGYDQGRKERIHTLGGRDDYLRGMGNLDSTALVGAEAYWVLPGGRLFVRGLQASQSRNYGGESLGRTAFLEAGFATTYALSSTLTLDSTLYGTWSNEKDMMARFGVTAQQAARTGFDEYHPGGGMRDVTLKLGLTWQWQPQLALEGGIKTYALVSDARNSPLTGESVGAGAYLNALYRF; the protein is encoded by the coding sequence ATGACGACCATCGGTGGTTCAAGCTTTTTCAAGCATCCAGCTCAGTTCATAACGGGGGCGACCCTCGCCCTCGCGATGGCACTGCCTGCACACGCCGACGACTCAGGCAGCGAGCCGTCTGTCACAGTCGGTGGCGGACTCGCCGTCGGCCCCTTGTACGAAGGCTCTTCACACTACGCCGCGTTCCCGTCCCTAAAACTCAAGGCGGTTTTGCCTACTGAAAACTGGGGCAAGTTTACCGCCTCATTCCCGGACGGCCTGCGCTGGGACTTGCCAGGATTGTCCCCTTTCGGGATCGCCCTGTTGCTGGGTTACGACCAGGGTCGCAAGGAAAGAATCCACACGCTGGGCGGTCGCGATGACTACCTGAGGGGAATGGGTAATCTGGACAGCACTGCGCTTGTCGGGGCGGAAGCGTATTGGGTCTTGCCGGGCGGTCGTCTGTTTGTTCGTGGCCTGCAAGCTAGCCAGAGCCGCAATTACGGTGGCGAAAGCCTTGGGCGTACCGCGTTCCTGGAAGCCGGTTTCGCCACAACCTACGCGCTGTCTTCAACATTGACCCTGGACTCGACCCTGTACGGCACCTGGAGCAATGAGAAAGACATGATGGCGCGCTTCGGCGTCACCGCCCAACAAGCGGCGCGAACCGGCTTCGACGAATACCACCCCGGTGGTGGCATGCGGGACGTGACCTTGAAGCTGGGCCTCACGTGGCAATGGCAACCACAGTTGGCGCTGGAAGGCGGCATCAAGACCTACGCCCTGGTCTCCGACGCCCGCAACAGCCCGCTGACGGGTGAGAGCGTGGGCGCAGGCGCCTATCTGAATGCCCTTTACCGGTTTTGA
- a CDS encoding phosphatase PAP2 family protein → MKTVHKQLGLAGLLWSGLVLADDAATKVTDPHFKLAPGYLPSADLPLGLALLGAPPKPDSAALARDEEARRAALSLRGTAREKLAATDAELSFPGPANAFSCAMGTPITEKNTPHLYTLMQRTLSDAGGSTYAGKNAYNRTRPFVAHNEGTCRKDMEPLLRTDGSWPSGHSAAGWAWGLLLAEIQPARATELMTRGLSFGQSRVICDAHWQSDVDAGRIMGAATVASLHSNPTFLADMAAAKEEVKAAQKAGLKPAQDCAAEAVALSLTQH, encoded by the coding sequence ATGAAAACAGTACATAAGCAACTGGGGCTGGCGGGCCTGCTCTGGTCGGGGCTGGTGCTTGCCGACGATGCTGCCACCAAGGTCACGGACCCTCACTTCAAGCTGGCCCCAGGCTATCTACCTTCAGCAGACCTGCCCCTGGGCCTGGCGTTGCTGGGCGCCCCGCCAAAGCCCGACTCTGCGGCGCTGGCACGGGATGAGGAAGCACGGCGAGCAGCGCTGTCGCTACGCGGTACGGCCCGGGAGAAACTCGCTGCGACGGATGCGGAGCTGTCATTCCCGGGCCCGGCCAACGCATTCTCCTGCGCGATGGGTACGCCGATCACCGAGAAAAACACACCGCATCTTTATACCTTGATGCAGCGCACCCTGTCGGATGCGGGCGGCTCCACCTATGCCGGGAAGAATGCCTACAACCGCACCCGACCATTCGTGGCACACAACGAAGGAACCTGCCGCAAAGACATGGAACCGCTGCTGCGCACGGATGGCTCCTGGCCTTCCGGCCACTCCGCAGCCGGTTGGGCCTGGGGGCTGTTGCTGGCCGAGATACAGCCTGCGCGTGCAACCGAGTTGATGACCCGCGGGTTGTCATTCGGCCAGAGCCGGGTCATCTGCGACGCTCACTGGCAGAGCGACGTCGATGCAGGCCGCATCATGGGCGCTGCGACGGTGGCGAGCCTGCACAGCAATCCGACGTTCCTGGCGGATATGGCGGCCGCCAAGGAAGAGGTCAAGGCCGCGCAAAAAGCCGGTTTGAAGCCTGCACAGGACTGTGCGGCCGAGGCCGTGGCGCTCTCGCTGACCCAGCACTGA
- a CDS encoding DUF3833 domain-containing protein yields the protein MTRFLLLLALALSVASCSSVDVARYTDQQPALDLERFFSQPVKAWGMFQKRSGEVAKRFEVNIASRREGNNLILDERFLYSDGTRQRRVWVLTPEGQGRWSGRADDVVGVAKGQVAGNTLHWRYRLNLPVGDSTYEMSMDDWMYLMDEDTLINRTTMSKFGVEVGQVTLFFRRQGTGASQ from the coding sequence ATGACCCGATTTCTGCTGTTATTGGCCCTGGCACTCAGCGTCGCGAGCTGCTCCAGTGTGGATGTCGCCCGTTATACGGATCAGCAACCGGCATTGGATCTGGAGCGTTTTTTCAGCCAGCCCGTCAAAGCCTGGGGGATGTTTCAGAAACGCAGCGGTGAGGTTGCCAAGCGTTTCGAGGTCAACATCGCCAGCCGACGCGAGGGCAACAACCTGATTCTCGACGAGCGCTTCCTTTACAGCGACGGTACTCGCCAGCGCCGCGTGTGGGTCCTCACCCCTGAGGGCCAAGGGCGCTGGAGCGGTCGTGCGGATGATGTGGTGGGTGTCGCCAAGGGCCAAGTCGCTGGAAACACCTTGCACTGGCGTTATCGCCTGAACCTGCCAGTCGGCGACTCAACCTACGAAATGAGCATGGACGACTGGATGTACTTGATGGACGAGGACACGCTGATCAACCGCACCACTATGTCCAAGTTCGGGGTAGAGGTCGGCCAGGTGACGTTATTCTTCCGTCGCCAGGGCACGGGAGCGAGCCAATGA
- a CDS encoding SDR family NAD(P)-dependent oxidoreductase, translating to MNRPWTMASLGDGYRALVIGASGALGTAFCEQLRQDPRCAGVRALGRQTVPELDLERPDTIASAATELAAEAPYQLIVHAAGLLHRDRIKPEKSFSAIEQEALQAVFQVNTLGPALVLRHFLPLLEPRGAMAMLSAKVGSIGDNRLGGWYAYRASKAALNMLIKTAAIELARTRPQSRLLSLHPGTVVSGLSQPFRGACNARPAEVAAAQLLTLIDQLTPADSGHFFAYDGERLPW from the coding sequence ATGAACCGGCCCTGGACCATGGCCTCCCTCGGCGACGGTTATCGCGCGCTGGTCATCGGCGCCAGTGGGGCCCTTGGCACGGCTTTTTGCGAACAGCTCAGACAGGATCCGCGCTGTGCCGGAGTTCGCGCCCTGGGGCGCCAGACCGTTCCCGAACTGGACCTTGAGCGCCCCGACACGATTGCCAGCGCCGCCACCGAACTGGCAGCCGAAGCGCCCTATCAACTGATCGTGCACGCTGCCGGCCTGCTCCATCGCGACCGGATAAAGCCGGAAAAAAGCTTCAGCGCGATCGAACAGGAGGCGCTGCAGGCCGTCTTTCAAGTGAATACGCTGGGCCCGGCGCTGGTATTGCGCCACTTTCTGCCGCTGCTCGAACCTCGGGGAGCGATGGCAATGCTTTCGGCCAAGGTCGGGAGCATTGGCGACAACCGTTTGGGCGGCTGGTACGCCTATCGCGCCTCCAAGGCGGCGCTGAACATGCTGATCAAGACCGCCGCCATTGAACTGGCCCGCACTCGCCCGCAGAGCCGTTTGCTCAGCCTGCACCCGGGCACGGTTGTGTCAGGGTTGTCGCAACCTTTCCGCGGAGCCTGCAACGCCCGTCCGGCAGAGGTTGCCGCTGCCCAATTACTGACCTTGATTGACCAGTTGACGCCGGCCGACAGCGGCCATTTCTTTGCCTACGATGGAGAACGCCTGCCCTGGTAG
- a CDS encoding DUF6482 family protein, with protein MNLQTLTERAANSEIRELELLSIEGGFYLARVRQDHGQFTLLDDAAQPMHLRSIAHLRELLHAVPAFPCVLVQQCVHDEMCGRDAGPVEALRIPFSLTMPL; from the coding sequence ATGAACCTGCAAACCCTCACCGAACGTGCGGCCAACAGCGAAATACGCGAGCTGGAGCTGCTGTCAATCGAAGGTGGATTTTATCTGGCACGGGTCCGTCAGGATCACGGCCAGTTCACCTTGCTGGATGATGCGGCCCAGCCAATGCACCTGCGTTCGATCGCCCACCTGCGAGAATTGCTGCACGCCGTACCGGCATTTCCTTGCGTACTGGTGCAGCAATGCGTGCACGACGAAATGTGCGGCCGGGATGCAGGGCCTGTCGAGGCGCTGCGCATTCCGTTTTCGCTCACCATGCCATTGTGA
- a CDS encoding YceI family protein, whose protein sequence is MSPRSLRSAALAVTVTLGFFPGADAAEYSSVNPAASTLSFTFNQMGSRVYGTFGKFVGTLEFDTAHPEAARARLTIDLDSIDAGSEDANTELQKPAWFDTTAYPVAIFESTRIKDMGNNRYQITGNLTLKGVTREVTVPVLLKSDRTIGIFDAELVLKRSDFKVGAGEWSDSLVSDDIDIRFRMVAPEH, encoded by the coding sequence ATGAGCCCTCGATCTCTTCGTTCCGCCGCACTGGCTGTTACTGTGACCCTCGGTTTTTTCCCCGGCGCGGATGCCGCCGAATACAGCAGCGTAAATCCCGCGGCCAGCACCCTGAGTTTTACCTTCAACCAGATGGGATCGAGGGTCTATGGCACCTTTGGCAAGTTTGTCGGGACTCTCGAATTCGACACCGCACACCCCGAGGCGGCCCGGGCCAGGCTGACCATCGACCTCGACAGCATCGACGCCGGTAGCGAAGACGCCAACACCGAGCTGCAAAAGCCTGCCTGGTTCGATACCACGGCTTATCCCGTGGCGATCTTTGAGTCGACCCGCATCAAGGACATGGGAAACAATCGTTACCAGATTACGGGCAACCTCACACTCAAGGGAGTTACCCGGGAAGTGACAGTGCCGGTGCTGCTGAAGTCAGATCGAACCATTGGCATTTTCGACGCCGAGCTGGTGCTCAAGCGCAGTGACTTCAAGGTCGGTGCCGGGGAGTGGTCCGACAGCCTGGTTTCCGATGACATCGACATACGCTTTCGGATGGTTGCGCCGGAGCACTGA
- a CDS encoding DUF1852 domain-containing protein, giving the protein MNTAFSFTIKSLRFDEDYHPSENTRITTNFANLARGKSRQENVRNTLKMIDNRFNALAHWDNPKGDRYTVELDIISVEMNIDSENSSTAIPLIELLKTCIIDRKTNERVDGMVGNNFSSYVRDYDFSVALPGHNEGRSKFSTPEHFGDLHGNLFKCFVNSSTYTDNFNKSPVICLSVSNTKTYHRTENQHPVLGIEYQQDEYSLTDEYFKKMGLKVRYFMPANSVAPLAFYFSGDLLGDYTNLELISTISTMDTFQKIYRPEIYNANSAAGKSYQPSLKHQDYSLTRIVYNREERSQLAVEQGKFVEEHFIKPYQAVLEQWSANYSL; this is encoded by the coding sequence ATGAACACCGCGTTCTCATTTACGATCAAGAGCCTTCGTTTCGACGAAGACTATCACCCCTCCGAAAATACGCGCATCACGACCAATTTTGCTAATTTGGCCAGAGGAAAGAGTCGCCAGGAGAATGTGCGCAACACGTTGAAGATGATCGACAACCGCTTCAATGCCTTGGCCCACTGGGACAACCCTAAAGGCGATCGCTACACGGTTGAACTCGACATTATTTCCGTCGAGATGAACATCGACAGTGAAAACAGCAGCACTGCCATCCCTTTGATTGAACTCCTGAAGACCTGCATCATTGATCGAAAAACCAATGAACGCGTTGACGGCATGGTCGGGAATAACTTCTCTTCGTACGTGCGTGACTACGACTTCAGCGTGGCGTTGCCGGGGCACAATGAGGGCCGGTCCAAATTCAGCACACCTGAGCATTTTGGCGACCTCCACGGGAATCTGTTCAAGTGCTTCGTGAATTCAAGCACCTACACGGATAACTTCAACAAATCACCCGTTATATGCCTGAGCGTCTCGAACACCAAAACCTACCATCGCACTGAAAACCAGCACCCCGTACTGGGCATTGAATACCAGCAGGATGAATATTCTTTAACGGATGAATACTTCAAGAAAATGGGGTTGAAAGTCCGCTACTTCATGCCGGCCAACAGTGTGGCGCCTTTGGCTTTTTATTTCTCGGGCGACTTGCTGGGTGATTACACCAACCTTGAACTCATCAGCACCATCAGTACGATGGACACGTTCCAAAAGATCTACCGCCCTGAAATCTACAATGCGAATTCGGCCGCCGGGAAATCCTATCAGCCCAGCTTGAAGCACCAGGACTATTCACTGACTCGAATTGTTTACAACCGAGAAGAACGTAGCCAGCTGGCTGTTGAGCAGGGCAAGTTTGTTGAAGAGCACTTTATCAAACCCTATCAGGCAGTACTTGAGCAGTGGTCGGCTAATTACTCTCTTTGA
- a CDS encoding methionine synthase translates to MKKLLPTSTAGSLPKPAWLAQPETLWSPWKLQDEELVEGKQDALRLALQEQQHAGIDIVSDGEQTRQHFVTTFIEHLSGVDFEKRETVRIRDRYDASVPTVVGAVARQKPVFVDDAKFLRQQTSQPIKWALPGPMTMIDTLYDNHYKSREKLAWEFAKILNEEARELEAAGVDIIQFDEPAFNVFFDEVNEWGVATLERAIEGLKCETAVHICYGYGIKANTDWKKTLGSEWRQYEEAFPKLQKSSIDIISLECHNSHVPMDLIELIRGKKVMVGAIDVASHIIETPEEVANTLRKALQFVDADKLYPCTNCGMAPLPRQVARGKLNALSAGADIVRRELLNQR, encoded by the coding sequence ATGAAAAAATTGCTACCCACTTCAACAGCTGGCAGCTTGCCTAAACCCGCCTGGCTTGCACAACCCGAGACACTGTGGTCTCCCTGGAAACTGCAAGATGAGGAGTTAGTCGAAGGCAAACAAGATGCCTTGCGACTGGCACTTCAGGAACAACAGCACGCGGGCATTGACATAGTCAGTGATGGTGAACAGACGCGCCAACACTTCGTCACCACCTTTATTGAGCACCTCAGCGGTGTTGATTTCGAGAAGCGTGAAACCGTCAGGATTCGTGATCGCTATGATGCGAGCGTACCGACGGTCGTGGGCGCGGTTGCTCGCCAAAAGCCGGTTTTTGTCGACGATGCCAAGTTCTTGCGACAGCAAACCAGTCAACCTATCAAATGGGCGCTGCCGGGCCCCATGACCATGATCGATACGCTTTATGACAATCACTACAAAAGTCGCGAAAAACTGGCTTGGGAATTCGCCAAGATCCTCAATGAAGAAGCCAGGGAATTGGAAGCTGCCGGTGTCGACATCATCCAGTTTGATGAGCCTGCCTTTAACGTGTTCTTTGACGAAGTGAATGAATGGGGGGTGGCGACCCTGGAAAGAGCAATTGAAGGCCTTAAATGTGAAACGGCTGTGCACATTTGCTATGGCTATGGCATCAAGGCCAATACCGACTGGAAAAAAACCCTGGGGTCCGAGTGGCGCCAGTATGAGGAAGCCTTTCCCAAGCTGCAAAAATCCAGTATCGATATCATCTCGCTGGAGTGTCACAACTCTCATGTCCCCATGGACCTGATTGAACTCATTCGCGGTAAGAAAGTGATGGTCGGGGCCATTGATGTGGCCAGCCATATCATTGAAACACCCGAGGAAGTTGCCAACACGTTGCGCAAAGCACTTCAGTTCGTCGACGCCGACAAGCTCTATCCTTGCACCAACTGCGGCATGGCCCCCCTGCCTCGCCAGGTAGCAAGAGGCAAGCTGAACGCATTAAGTGCAGGCGCAGACATCGTTCGAAGAGAACTCTTGAACCAGCGCTGA
- a CDS encoding flavin reductase family protein has protein sequence MSLPNTTIEPLSFREALGHYASGITVITSHLDGEPIGFTCQSFYSVSTSPPLVSFSVMASSASYPKIRQAGRFVVNILSGEQVGISNQFARKGTDKWHAVEWQQSPLGNPIIAGSLHWLDCEIHAEHAAGDHLIVIGEVKALSLQATPVTQPLLYFKGQYCNIATQGAV, from the coding sequence ATGTCACTTCCCAACACGACTATCGAGCCATTGAGCTTTCGCGAAGCGCTCGGGCACTACGCATCCGGTATCACGGTGATTACGTCACACCTTGATGGCGAGCCGATTGGCTTCACCTGCCAGTCGTTCTATAGCGTGTCGACGAGCCCGCCGCTGGTGTCATTCAGCGTCATGGCCAGTTCGGCCAGCTATCCAAAAATTCGCCAGGCTGGCCGATTCGTAGTCAATATCCTGTCGGGTGAGCAGGTCGGGATCTCCAACCAGTTCGCTCGCAAAGGCACGGACAAGTGGCACGCCGTCGAGTGGCAACAATCGCCGCTGGGTAATCCGATCATTGCCGGGAGCCTGCACTGGCTGGATTGTGAAATTCACGCCGAACATGCCGCCGGTGATCACCTGATCGTGATTGGCGAAGTGAAAGCGTTAAGCCTGCAAGCAACTCCAGTTACGCAGCCACTGCTGTATTTCAAAGGGCAATATTGCAACATCGC